GACCGCACCGACTGCCGGCAAGTAGCCGCAGACACAGGCCAGTTGCTGCGCCCTGAGCACAGCCTTCCTACAGCCCGGCAGGGCCGCTCTTCCTGGCGGTCCTGCCGGCCATACCGGCATCTCCTGGGATACCGACATGGAGTTCCAGCTTACCGACCTCATCGATGGCCAGTACAAGGTTGTCGAGAAGCACCGCGGGGGAATGAGCCTCGTCTACATCGTCCTGGACGAGTTTTCCCAGAAGCGCTTCGCCATCAAGACCGTCAAAGAGGACTTCCTCGATGACCTCAGCGTCATCGACCGCTTCCACGAAGAAGCTCGCACGTGGATGAACATTGGCCGACACTTGCACGTGGTCGAGGCGATCATCTACCGCAACATCGGCGGGCAGCCCTTCCTCTGGCTCGAGTACGTCGACGGCAGCGACCTGCAGAAGCTCATCGAACAGGAACACCGCCTGCTTCCTACCCAGGTGGTCCTCTACGCCCTGCAGGTCTGCGAGGCCATGCAGTATGTCCACACCGCCCAGGTCCGCAGTCAACGTGGCGTGATCCACCGAGACCTCAAACCCGCCAACATCATGCTCGACCGGCGGCTGGGTGTGAAGATCACGGACTTTGGCCTGGCCAAGCTCTACGGCGGCACCCGGGGACTCACAGACGCCGGTGTCGGGTTGGGCACCTACCTGTACATGCCGCCCGAGCAGTTCCTCGACGCCGCGACGGCCGATGCCACCTCCGACATCTTCTCCTTTGGCGCGTGCATGTACGCCGCGCTGACCGGTAAGCCGCCCGTCACTGGCGACACCATCGGCGCGGTCATCAACAGCATCCTCAGCAAGACCGCGCCAAGCCCGGAGAAGGTCTGCGACGAAGTCCCGGCAGAGCTGGCGCAGATCGTCATGTGGTGCCTCGCCAAGCCCCGAGAGCGTCGGTTCCCGAGCTTCGAGGCACTGGGTGGCGCCCTCGAAGCGGTCCTGCCCATCTGCAACGAGTCCTCGGCCGACACCGTCGTGCACAAATGTCAGGGCTGCGGCCATCTCACTCTGCACGAGTACCGCGTCTGCCCCGTCTGCGCCAGTTACTTCGACGTCGGCAGTCTGCGGGACTTCCTGGCAAAGGGAGAGAGCCGCGAGACCCGCTCCGTGAGCGTACCCCAACCGACCGCAGCGCCACAGCCCGCTCAGGCGCCGGAAGCCGCACCGCCGCCGTCGTCCGAGCAAGCTCCCGCGGAGGCCGGTCCTACTGCCGCAGACCTGTACGCGCAGGCTCTCCAGCATCGGCAGGCTGGGCGGTCCCGTCAGGCACTCTCACTTCTGCGTGACGCGCTGACCCTCGATCCTTCCCACAAGGAGGCGCGCGCAGCCTTCGACGAGTTGGCGTTGCAGGTCGCTCGTGAGAAGACGCAGGCGGCCACCAAGGCCTACAACTGGGGGATGTTCCGCGGGAACGTGACCCGCAGCGGCTACACCCCGGAGGCCATCGCACCACCTCTGCGCAGGGCGTGGCAGACCCGCGTCGGCGAGTGGATCATCGGCTCACCGGCAGTGGTCAACGGTGTGGTCTACGTCGGCGCGTATGTCGACAAGCCGGGGAGACATGGGCGGATGGCGGCCCTGCGTGCCCAGGACGGCGAGGCGCTGTGGACTGCCGACTTCGCCTATGAGATCGTCAGCAGCCCCCTGGTGTTCGAGGGACGCACGCTCTACTTCGGCTGCCAGAACAACCTTGTCGCCCTGGACGCAAAGACCGGGCGCCGGGTGTGGGAGTTCACGACTGCCGGTGAAGTAGTCGGCGGCCCGGGTGCCTGGAAGCGTGTCGTTTTCTTCGGTAGCTGCGACAGCCGCCTCTACGGCATCCACCCGCAGAGCGGGCAACAGATGTGGGCCTTCTCCTCGCGCGGCGAGATCTTCTCCTCGCCTGCCTACTGGAACGGGGTAGTCTACGTCGGCTCCAGCGACCACCGGCTTTACGCCGTCAATGCAGCCTCCGGGCGCGGCGTGTGGGAGTTTGTCAGTGGAGGCGAGATCGCGGGCTCGCCGGCCTACGCCAACGAGCGCGTCTACTTCGGTTCGACCGATCGCCGCGTATACTGCCTCGATGCACAGACCGGCCAGAAGCTCTGGGAGTACCAGACCGAAGCCGAGATCCACAGCTCGCCTGCGGTGTGGGGCGAGTGCCTCTACGTGGGCTCGCGCGACCACTTCCTCTACGCTCTGGACTCGCGCACCGGCGAACTGCGCTGGCGTTTTGCTACCGGCGACTGGGTACATAGCTCCCCGGTCATCAGCGGCAACATCGTCTACTGCGGCTCGCACGACAAGAAGCTCTACGCGGTCGAAGCCGAGAGCGGCGTTCTGGTCTGGGAGTACCAAACTGCCGGCGAGGTCCAGGCCTCACCGGCAGTCTCAGCGGGAGCCGTCTACGCTGCTTCCAACGACGGCAACGTCTACTGCTTCACCGCACGCTAGCCTTCGCCTCACGGCCTGGCCTCACCATCAGGCTTCCTCCCGGCGCGTCTCCGGTAGCTGTCGCAAGGCCGCCTCTCTGACCTGCTGCTCAGCCCCCACACGCAACCCCAGAAAGAGCAAGGCGGTCAGCAGACTGCACGCCACAGCTATGAGCGTTGCTGGCCCGAAGTCGCTGGCTCCCTCTCCTGCAACTGCGGTGTACACTCCTACCGGTGCGCTGACACTCATTACCGCCAGTGCCAGATGCGTGTTCTCTAGCGTCAGCCCCGCCAGACTTCCCACCGGTACCGGCATCACCCACACGAGGAACAGAAACAGCGCGATGTAGGTCTGTCCCCCCTTCGGGAACCGCAGCAGGAAGTACTGGTGCGCACAGGCGAAGGTGCCCAGCGCGGCGACAGCCACCAGCACCCCAAGCAGAGCGCGTGTCGGCGCTGGCCCCTGCGGCGCCGGAAAGCAGGCCAGGACGAACACGCCACAGAGAGCCAGGATCACCGTGAAGGCCCACATGGGGGCCCAGTTCACAGAAAGGTCGCTCCACACAGGCACCGAGGAAAGCCCCAGCTTCCTGGCTCTGCGCACCCCATTTGCGGTCTGGCCAGCCGTCGGTGTCACTGCGACCGTGAGCATCAGTGCGGCCAGAAGGCCACCGTACAGGGCCCCGAGGAGTGGGAGCGTCTTCTCAAGGAGGTCCGTGCTCTCCAGCCCATGGCCGAACCCGTGGCCCAGGGCGAGGAAGGCGATGAACCCCACAAAGACCACTGCCGTTGGCTTGGAGTACACCATTGCGTACTCACTGCGCACCTTACGCACCGCAGCCACGAGCATCAGCAGCGCGAGAGGCACCTGGTGGATCAGGGAAAGGACCAGCGGGGGAATGCGCCCCCCGAAGAAGTACAGCTCGCGCACAAAGTGTGACTCGGGGTCGAAGGCTGCGGCTATCGACGGCACGGGCGTCAGGAGCCCCAGGGGCGTCTGAATGCCCACAAGAGCGAGAATCACCACGACCCCGACCGCCCAATTACTGGCACTCCGTGGCTTCTTCGACAGACACCCGGCCATCGCCGCCAGAGAGTGGTACAGAAGGGCACAGGAGGCCATCGCGACGAGGCTGACCACGAAGCCATCGATCCCCGGCTTCCCCGCCAGCGAGGCATAGAGTAGGAAGGGCAAGGTGCAGGCGAACAGCACCCACTCCCGCACCGAGGCGCCCAGGACGAAACCCACAGCCGTTGCCAGCGAGGTCTGGGGAGAGATGCGGTGCAGGTCGAGCATCCCGCTGTCGCGGGACTGGGCCACCGCCATCGCCACCTCATTCGTGCCGATCAGCAGAAGCAAGATCCCCTGCACGACCAGCAGCGCAGTGAACCCTCCACCGTCTTTCATCAGATCGGCCGCGTAGGACCACCACATCAGACAAC
The nucleotide sequence above comes from Armatimonadia bacterium. Encoded proteins:
- a CDS encoding PQQ-binding-like beta-propeller repeat protein encodes the protein MEFQLTDLIDGQYKVVEKHRGGMSLVYIVLDEFSQKRFAIKTVKEDFLDDLSVIDRFHEEARTWMNIGRHLHVVEAIIYRNIGGQPFLWLEYVDGSDLQKLIEQEHRLLPTQVVLYALQVCEAMQYVHTAQVRSQRGVIHRDLKPANIMLDRRLGVKITDFGLAKLYGGTRGLTDAGVGLGTYLYMPPEQFLDAATADATSDIFSFGACMYAALTGKPPVTGDTIGAVINSILSKTAPSPEKVCDEVPAELAQIVMWCLAKPRERRFPSFEALGGALEAVLPICNESSADTVVHKCQGCGHLTLHEYRVCPVCASYFDVGSLRDFLAKGESRETRSVSVPQPTAAPQPAQAPEAAPPPSSEQAPAEAGPTAADLYAQALQHRQAGRSRQALSLLRDALTLDPSHKEARAAFDELALQVAREKTQAATKAYNWGMFRGNVTRSGYTPEAIAPPLRRAWQTRVGEWIIGSPAVVNGVVYVGAYVDKPGRHGRMAALRAQDGEALWTADFAYEIVSSPLVFEGRTLYFGCQNNLVALDAKTGRRVWEFTTAGEVVGGPGAWKRVVFFGSCDSRLYGIHPQSGQQMWAFSSRGEIFSSPAYWNGVVYVGSSDHRLYAVNAASGRGVWEFVSGGEIAGSPAYANERVYFGSTDRRVYCLDAQTGQKLWEYQTEAEIHSSPAVWGECLYVGSRDHFLYALDSRTGELRWRFATGDWVHSSPVISGNIVYCGSHDKKLYAVEAESGVLVWEYQTAGEVQASPAVSAGAVYAASNDGNVYCFTAR